The following proteins are co-located in the Enoplosus armatus isolate fEnoArm2 chromosome 10, fEnoArm2.hap1, whole genome shotgun sequence genome:
- the adra2db gene encoding alpha-2Db adrenergic receptor, with amino-acid sequence MDLTELNLVVENVSNDENTTDAPLALPHTEAATALIIVVVTVIILVTIVGNVLVIVAVLTSRALRAPQNLFLVSLASADILVATLVIPFSLANEVMGHWYFGSTWCAFYLALDVLFCTSSIVHLCAISLDRYWSVTKAVSYNLKRTPKRIKSMIAVVWIISAVISFPPLLMTKHDERECLLNDETWYILSSCLVSFFAPGLIMILVYCKIYKVAKQRSSTVFVAKNGLERQPSQSETCFVRKDRFEMESPSSQSSGSHQQRQGELDDIDLEESCCPSDTKPRNHRFTKRRKVEGSDCCPPQNCRLSWASARALQLYPEQKNPAGRQQLAAANKTKVAQMREKRFTFVLAVVMGVFVLCWFPFFFTYSLHAICRDSCYIPGALFNLFFWIGYCNSSVNPIIYTIFNRDFRKAFKKIVCRTSKRT; translated from the coding sequence ATGGATTTAACCGAGTTAAATCTGGTGGTGGAAAACGTTTCCAACGATGAGAACACCACGGACGCACCGCTTGCCTTGCCACACACGGAGGCAGCCACTGCGCTCATCATCGTAGTGGTTACTGTGATCATTCTGGTGACGATTGTCGGTAACGTGTTGGTGATTGTGGCGGTGCTGACCAGCCGGGCTCTCCGTGCGCCCCAGAACCTTTTCCTGGTCTCTCTGGCATCAGCGGACATCCTGGTGGCCACGCTGGTCATCCCCTTCTCCCTCGCCAATGAGGTCATGGGCCACTGGTACTTTGGAAGCACTTGGTGCGCCTTCTATCTGGCTCTGGACGTGCTATTCTGCACCTCATCCATCGTGCACCTGTGCGCCATCAGCCTGGACCGCTACTGGTCAGTGACAAAGGCGGTCAGCTACAACCTGAAGCGGACACCGAAGCGCATCAAGTCCATGATCGCTGTAGTGTGGATAATATCTGCTGtcatctccttccctcctcttctcatGACCAAACACGATGAACGCGAGTGTCTGCTGAACGACGAGACCTGGtacatcctctcctcctgcctggTGTCCTTCTTCGCTCCGGGTCTCATCATGATTCTGGTTTACTGTAAGATCTATAAGGTGGCCAAGCAGCGCTCCTCCACCGTGTTCGTGGCCAAGAACGGCCTGGAGAGGCAGCCCTCTCAGTCCGAGACCTGCTTTGTCAGGAAGGACCGGTTCGAGATGGAGAGCCCCAGTAGCCAGAGCTCCGGCAGCCACCAGCAGAGGCAGGGGGAGCTGGATGACATCGACctggaggagagctgctgtCCGTCGGATACTAAACCCCGCAATCATCGCTTCACCAAGCGGAGGAAGGTGGAGGGGTCAGACTGCTGCCCGCCTCAGAACTGCCGCCTCTCCTGGGCTTCGGCCCGGGCGCTACAGCTCTACCCCGAGCAGAAGAACCCAGCTGGGCGACAACAGCTGGCAGCGGCCAACAAGACCAAAGTGGCCCAGATGCGGGAGAAACGTTTCACCTTCGTGCTGGCGGTGGTGATGGGGGTGTTTGTGCTTTGCTGGttccctttcttcttcacttACAGCCTGCATGCTATCTGCAGAGACAGCTGCTACATCCCAGGCGCACTTTTCAACCTCTTCTTTTGGATTGGCTACTGCAACAGTTCTGTGAACCCCATAATATACACTATTTTCAACAGGGATTTCAGGAAAGCTTTCAAGAAAATCGTATGCAGAACTTCTAAACGTACATAA